The sequence below is a genomic window from Sulfuracidifex metallicus DSM 6482 = JCM 9184.
TCAAGTCGCCTATTTCATCTAAGAAGACCTCTATAAGACCTCTTACTGTGGTAATTGTTCCTGTTCCATTTAAGGGTTCTACTTCGAATCCAAGCTCTGGTATTATAACCTTAGCGAAGGATGATCTATAAACTATCGAGGTTAGGTCATCATCGTTTTCGACGGAAAGCTCAATTCTCTTAGGTTCAGCTACTTCGTAAGGCTTAACGTCTCTATATTTATATCCGCACGAAGAACACTCCCAGTTGGACAAAGTAATTTTCCCAGCCTCCGGTACTTCGTAAAGGTAATCTTTGGCTTCTAAGGTTTCATTACCGCAGACTGGGCATTTCATTACTTCCTTAAAAATTAGGATTGGTTCCAAGGTAACACCAATTAAGATTTATTTACGACTTTCGTTATTTATAATTTGTGCAAGTGGTTTAATGAAGTATCCGCGCGAAAGCGATTTAGGCAAGATAGAATATAAACTTATTCTTTCAGCCTTGGATGAGAACAGATTAGAATCGCTTGCCACGCAAATGAGATTTAGACTTGAGGAGGGAAATGGCGAAGCTTTCTACGTTTTAGGAGTAAGCAACGACGGAGACGTTATTGGAATGACCAAGGAGGAGATGCAAAAAAGCTTGGACGCACTAGAGAAGATAGCCGAGCTAGTAAATGCTAAAATAGTATATAAAAGAATTGTTGAAATAGGAAGAGGAAGAGAAGTTGCAGAGGTTTTAGTGAGGCTCTTTAGGGATCAAGTTCCCATTGAAATCAATCTAGCTGTGATGGGCCACGTTAACGCTGGCAAGAGCACTTTAACTGGAGTTTTAATTTCAGGTAAATATGATGATGGCAACGGATCACTTAGGGCAGTTGTAGCCAGACATCTGCATGAAGTAATTTCAGGTCGAACCTCGTCAATTAGCATGAGATTGTTAGGCTTCGACGATAAGGGAGAGGTAGTGAATAGGAGCGTTAGAGATCCTCTAGACGAAGCCGACATAACAATGAAGAGCTCAAAGGTGATTAGGCTAATTGACCTTGGAGGACATGAGAGATACCTTAGGACCACCCTTAAAGGACTTCTAGGCTACGATGTGAATTATGTGATGTTGGTTGTTGGGGCTGACGATGGTCTGAGCACAATGGGAAGGGAACATCTTGCCATAGCTTCTATATTAAAATTCCCAGTTTTTGTTGTAATAACTAAGGTAGATAAGTATCCAAAGGAACGTATAGATCAGATTATAAATGACGTCAAGTCGGTCCTAAAGATACCAGGAATAAACAGACTAGCCCTTGAAGTTGAGGACGAAGGAGACCTTTTAAATTCAATTCTAGCAATGAAGACGACTAGGGTAGTGCCCATATTTAAGGTTTCTAATGTTACTGGAAAGGGTATAGATCTCCTTTTGAAGCTTTTGAACGTCTTACCTTCATCTACAAAAAGGATAGTTGATGAGTTACCTTTAGTTTACATAGATGAAATATACAATGTAACGGGAGTAGGTCCAGTCGTACTGGGTTCAGTAGTTAGAGGTTCCGTCTCATCAAATGAAGACTTTTACATAGGTCCAGACAAAGCCGGAGAATTCAAACAAGTGAAGGTAAAGAGTATTCAAATAAATAGAGTATTCGTAGACAGGGCGAGCGAAGGCTACATTGCTACATTTGCAATACAAGGAGTGAATAAGGAATATCTCAGGAAGGGTATGATAATGTCAAAGAATAAGGGTCTTGCAGTGAAACGGTTCAAGGCTAGGGTATTCATTCTTCATCATCCTACTACAATAAGGGAAGGTTACGTAGCTACGATGCATCTCTATACTCTTAGGCAGGCTGTGAAGTTCGAGAAAATATATAAGAAAGTTCTAAGGAGCGGTGATTCAAGCGAGGTTATCCTTCATTTCCTATATAATCCTGAATATATAGAGAAAGGTCAGATATTCGTTTTTAGAGAAGGTAGAACTAGGGGGATCGGTGTGGTCTTAGAGCCATTAGCTTAGTTACTTCAGTGCACCAGACTTCTCTAAGCTGCATGAGATTATATCCTTGGCTACCTTTTCTGCTTGGCCATCTATTATCTTCCTAAAGGACTGAGCCAAACTTCCCTTAGCTTCATATTCTACCTTCCACTTTAGGACTTTTTCCTCAACGTCAAGGGTGGTTTTAACTACTACTTCCATCCCTGCGCCCTGAATTTCTATGGTATTCTTAATTACATTATTATTTACTTCAAAATCCTTTATCTCTCCATTCAACTCTATCGAAATGAAACCTACCTTTGTCTTAGTGATGAACTTGTCTCCGTTCCTGCTTGTAACTCCCGGTATGCAACACATTAAATTCTCCTTCTTAGATAAAAATGAAATTAGACTAATGCTGTCCTTTATGCTTTCCTCTCCATCGATTTCCATGCTTTAGAAATTATAATGAGGGATTAAAAATAGTTAGTTACGTTTGTCTTGACACATAGCTAAATAAATCTCTCTTACTGTGAAAATATACAATGTAGAAGAGAGATTTTCCCTCTTCTCTTTTTCCTTTTATTGTGTTTTCTCTATTTGTTTTTTAAAACATGAGAAAAGGTCATTTACTATACCCTCTACTGCAGATCCCATCATTCTAGCCCCTACAGTTGCCAATGTACCAGATACCTTAACTTCGGCTGAGTATTTTATGAGATTGTCTTGTACTTGTATGGTCGCATCTATGTCCACGTTACTGTTCATTCCCTTTCCTTTAGCCGTCATTTTTAGACTTTCGTCATTTATTTTCTCTAACTTTACATTTGCCTTATATTCCCCCTTTATGAAACCTATACCCACGCTACCTATTACGTCATAAGATCCGTCCTGATTTTTAGAGAACTGTTTAATTTTAGGGAAGCAGGGAACTAGCTTCTCTATGTTATCCATGTAAGACATAATCTCCTGCCTTGATGCGTTCACGTTTACTTGCCCTTCGTATTTCATGGTATTATATAGGCGAACGAATGGAAAATAAACATATGGTAGACGTCGGTGCCGTGATATTAGCTGCGGGAGAAGGAAAAAGGTTCGGCGGAAATAAACTGCTATTCAAATTGAATGGTGAACCTATAATAAAGAAGGTAATCTCGGTGATTAACATTGATAGGGTAATAATAGTTGGCAAGTATGCTGATGAATTGATTCCCTTTCTTAAAGAAGAGGTTGTAATATATAATCCCAAGTGGTACGAGGGTATGAGTACATCGATAAAGCTTGGAGTTAGATTCATGAAGGAACATGAATTTATTTTAATAGTTCTGGGAGATATGCCATTCTTAAGTCAGGAAGACGTCAAAAAGATAATCGATAATGCAGAAGGAGAAGTCGTAGTTCCCGTTCATGGAGGGAGAAGAGGAAATCCAGTTCTATTTAGGACGTCCGTTATGTTAAGATTCCTAGATAAAATAACAGGAGATCAAGGTATGAGAAATTTGATAAGTGAAATGAAAATAAAAGAGGTGGAGTGTAGTGAAGGGATATTGAGGGATATAGATGAAAAGGAAGATTTACCTTAATCTCACGTGGTTTTCTCTATCTCTTGTTTCTTCATTTTCTCTGAGGCGTACTTTATGGCCTCTACTATGTTTTGATAACCAGTGCATCTACATAGGTTCCCTGAGATTCCCTCCCTTATTTCCTCCTCCGTTGGGTTAGGATTCTCCTTTAAAAGGAAGTAAGCTTCCATTATCATTCCGGGAGTGCAATAACCGCATTGAAGTCCGTGTTTCTCCCAAAATCCCTCTTGAATAGGATGCAGTTTACCGTTGCTGCTAAGACCTTCAACCGTCGTTATTTCAGCTCCGTTAGCTTCTATGGCTAAAAGGGTACATGATTTTACCGATTTTCCGTTCATAATTACCGTACATGCTCCACAGTTAGAAGAATCGCAACCTACATGAACGCCAGTGAATCCCAAGTCACGTAAGACATGAACGAGAAGTCTTCTTGGCTCAACTACTTCTTCGTATTCTTTACCGTTTACTTTCAGCTTTATTGCTACTTTTTCGTTAGGTTCTACAACTTTCATTGTCTCACCAGACTCTTTAGTGCTTTCTCAGTCATAACCTTTACCATTTTCTTTTTGTATTCCGCCGATCCTCTTATATCGGTGGTAGGATCTGCATAGTCAATTGCTGCAATTGCAGCTTTTGAAATAAGATCTTCGGAAAGGGAATTGTTAATTAAAATTTCCTCAGAAGCTTTGGCCCTCATTGCCTTATTGTTTACCGCAGTAAGACCTATTCTAACGTCTTTGATTACACCTTCCTCTTCCTTTAGTGCCACGGCGACCCCTACTATTGCATAATCTCCAGCCTTTCTTTCCAGTTTTTCATAGACTGTCTTGTATCCTTGCAATAAAGGTACTACTATAGCTTTAACTAATTCCCCTTGAGATAGATCCGTTGTGAACATGTCCTTTTGGAACTGAGAAAACTCCACTTGTCTTTCGCCTTTACTTGATGTTATTATCACTTTAGCATCCATTGCTATCAGAGGTGCAGGGTAATCAGATAGTGGATCGGCGTTTGATATGCTTCCACCTATGGTTCCCATGTTTCTAACTTGTGGGTCTGCAATAACTGAGGCGGTTTGACTTAGAAGTGGTATTTTCGCGTTCTTCACTTCGTAATGAGTGGCTAGTGCTCCTATAACGTAATTCTCTCCTTCCTTCCTTAATCCCTTCAGTTCTTGTAAAGTTTTCAACTCTATCAAGTACGACGGTCTAATTATTCTTAATTTAAGCATAGGAATTAGAGAATGTCCTCCAGCTAGAGGTCTAGCATCATCGTGGCTTTCAAGGAACTCAATTGCTTCTTTCACGCTTTCCGGAATAACATAACCGAATTTTGGAGGGTACACAAGTAATAGTAAACACAGAAGTTTTTAATCTAATGGAATACTTATGGAATTAGCAATTTTGGAGTAAGGTAAAAGTTTTTCTCTCTTATATTGTATAATAATAATTATTAAAAGATTGTTTTCATTAAATAAAGTAATCTAAGATATTTGAATTTTTATATATAAATATGAGAGATCGCTAAGGAGT
It includes:
- a CDS encoding ZPR1 zinc finger domain-containing protein, whose translation is MKCPVCGNETLEAKDYLYEVPEAGKITLSNWECSSCGYKYRDVKPYEVAEPKRIELSVENDDDLTSIVYRSSFAKVIIPELGFEVEPLNGTGTITTVRGLIEVFLDEIGDLMDTRDLKDAMEGKRKFTLIIEDTSGLSFVKNVKAKVTQFLSPSPP
- a CDS encoding GTP-binding protein, translating into MKYPRESDLGKIEYKLILSALDENRLESLATQMRFRLEEGNGEAFYVLGVSNDGDVIGMTKEEMQKSLDALEKIAELVNAKIVYKRIVEIGRGREVAEVLVRLFRDQVPIEINLAVMGHVNAGKSTLTGVLISGKYDDGNGSLRAVVARHLHEVISGRTSSISMRLLGFDDKGEVVNRSVRDPLDEADITMKSSKVIRLIDLGGHERYLRTTLKGLLGYDVNYVMLVVGADDGLSTMGREHLAIASILKFPVFVVITKVDKYPKERIDQIINDVKSVLKIPGINRLALEVEDEGDLLNSILAMKTTRVVPIFKVSNVTGKGIDLLLKLLNVLPSSTKRIVDELPLVYIDEIYNVTGVGPVVLGSVVRGSVSSNEDFYIGPDKAGEFKQVKVKSIQINRVFVDRASEGYIATFAIQGVNKEYLRKGMIMSKNKGLAVKRFKARVFILHHPTTIREGYVATMHLYTLRQAVKFEKIYKKVLRSGDSSEVILHFLYNPEYIEKGQIFVFREGRTRGIGVVLEPLA
- a CDS encoding SRPBCC domain-containing protein, which codes for MEIDGEESIKDSISLISFLSKKENLMCCIPGVTSRNGDKFITKTKVGFISIELNGEIKDFEVNNNVIKNTIEIQGAGMEVVVKTTLDVEEKVLKWKVEYEAKGSLAQSFRKIIDGQAEKVAKDIISCSLEKSGALK
- a CDS encoding SRPBCC domain-containing protein, with amino-acid sequence MKYEGQVNVNASRQEIMSYMDNIEKLVPCFPKIKQFSKNQDGSYDVIGSVGIGFIKGEYKANVKLEKINDESLKMTAKGKGMNSNVDIDATIQVQDNLIKYSAEVKVSGTLATVGARMMGSAVEGIVNDLFSCFKKQIEKTQ
- a CDS encoding nucleotidyltransferase family protein — encoded protein: MENKHMVDVGAVILAAGEGKRFGGNKLLFKLNGEPIIKKVISVINIDRVIIVGKYADELIPFLKEEVVIYNPKWYEGMSTSIKLGVRFMKEHEFILIVLGDMPFLSQEDVKKIIDNAEGEVVVPVHGGRRGNPVLFRTSVMLRFLDKITGDQGMRNLISEMKIKEVECSEGILRDIDEKEDLP
- the cutC gene encoding glyceraldehyde dehydrogenase subunit gamma, which gives rise to MKVVEPNEKVAIKLKVNGKEYEEVVEPRRLLVHVLRDLGFTGVHVGCDSSNCGACTVIMNGKSVKSCTLLAIEANGAEITTVEGLSSNGKLHPIQEGFWEKHGLQCGYCTPGMIMEAYFLLKENPNPTEEEIREGISGNLCRCTGYQNIVEAIKYASEKMKKQEIEKTT
- the cutB gene encoding glyceraldehyde dehydrogenase subunit beta; translated protein: MYPPKFGYVIPESVKEAIEFLESHDDARPLAGGHSLIPMLKLRIIRPSYLIELKTLQELKGLRKEGENYVIGALATHYEVKNAKIPLLSQTASVIADPQVRNMGTIGGSISNADPLSDYPAPLIAMDAKVIITSSKGERQVEFSQFQKDMFTTDLSQGELVKAIVVPLLQGYKTVYEKLERKAGDYAIVGVAVALKEEEGVIKDVRIGLTAVNNKAMRAKASEEILINNSLSEDLISKAAIAAIDYADPTTDIRGSAEYKKKMVKVMTEKALKSLVRQ